The Rhodocytophaga rosea genome has a segment encoding these proteins:
- a CDS encoding helix-turn-helix domain-containing protein: MENWKAVVYLLASGQGILLSLALLPVRKQHPSNTFLGLILLVISLELLNAWGMQVKYHSSPDVFPFWLLQSYLMLPPSVWLFAQMTTYADFVFHRKHLLFYIPAGVDIAVQMGWYLHFRFVGHSIHLLDIKAWFLFAEILPILWMGVVLAVYAQRLLVISGQLKKEAIHVSVIHLVKIYGVFVFLLLLTILWIAAVLMYMRVFSLIELIITLFLFALGYIGYFNPAFFEVPKLLKKKTAGTEPPLFPNYNDQVELERLTHAFEQHSLHMRSKLSLEELAGELNVPSRYVSYLINRYHATNFHSFVNTYRVKEVIRKINDPAQQHKTLLALALESGFNSKSAFNQVFKTHTGQSPSEYLLVKR; the protein is encoded by the coding sequence ATGGAAAACTGGAAAGCGGTTGTTTATTTATTAGCATCCGGACAAGGGATTTTATTAAGTCTGGCACTTTTGCCAGTAAGAAAACAGCATCCGTCCAATACCTTCTTAGGATTGATTTTGCTGGTTATTTCCCTCGAACTGCTCAATGCCTGGGGCATGCAGGTAAAATACCATAGTTCTCCGGATGTATTTCCTTTCTGGCTGTTACAATCCTACCTGATGTTGCCGCCCTCTGTATGGTTATTTGCGCAGATGACTACTTATGCTGATTTTGTATTCCACAGGAAACACCTTCTTTTTTATATACCTGCCGGAGTGGATATAGCTGTGCAGATGGGCTGGTATTTGCACTTTCGTTTCGTTGGCCACAGTATACACTTATTAGATATTAAAGCCTGGTTCTTATTTGCCGAAATTCTTCCGATCCTCTGGATGGGAGTGGTGCTGGCGGTTTATGCCCAAAGGCTTCTGGTGATATCTGGCCAGTTGAAAAAGGAAGCCATTCATGTCTCAGTCATCCATCTGGTTAAAATTTATGGCGTGTTCGTTTTTTTACTGCTGCTTACTATCTTATGGATTGCGGCTGTACTGATGTATATGCGTGTATTCAGCCTGATTGAATTGATTATAACATTGTTTTTATTTGCGCTCGGTTATATAGGCTATTTTAACCCGGCTTTTTTTGAAGTGCCTAAACTTTTGAAAAAGAAAACGGCCGGAACTGAGCCGCCGCTTTTCCCTAATTATAATGACCAGGTAGAATTAGAGCGGTTAACCCACGCCTTCGAACAGCATTCCCTGCACATGAGGTCTAAGTTGTCTCTGGAAGAACTGGCAGGCGAACTGAATGTTCCATCTCGCTATGTATCGTATCTGATTAACCGGTATCATGCCACTAATTTTCACTCTTTCGTCAACACGTACCGGGTGAAAGAAGTGATCCGGAAAATCAATGACCCGGCTCAGCAACATAAAACCTTATTGGCGCTTGCCCTGGAATCTGGCTTTAATTCCAAATCTGCCTTTAACCAGGTTTTCAAAACCCATACCGGCCAGTCTCCTTCCGAATACCTGCTGGTAAAGCGGTAA
- a CDS encoding DUF4932 domain-containing protein translates to MKQIILWCFMLSFYVSGNAHIQTNADSKGIRVEYNKNVELLGFVYFVGYEGKELENESDPAKREKHIKQYAYGYHLYQQYKKYENSEHVKSAINAALKYDLWLDYMINLLIQLDNFPNAALREDIVVNDYLKFSLTKDPVDARKNVTQFIEALNKLYIEVQFDAYLTQNIQKYDNALQQVKSRLPPKEFIPAMEKFYGKQFDAYTLVPSLTIPASMGFGVKYTRQGKTSIFNVFGAFDQQQFNDETNLDMGFGNEQQIIELSTHEFGHSFVNPVIAQIPDTFMTQTQTLFEPIKNDMTRQGYPQWKTSLNEHFVRAGEIMIARNMGNPKAAEALQKHYIESRKFIYLPEILTILEPYNHRKHISYQQAVGQAMEKLKSKVSN, encoded by the coding sequence ATGAAACAAATTATCTTATGGTGCTTCATGCTTTCTTTTTACGTTTCAGGGAATGCACACATACAAACCAATGCTGATAGTAAAGGTATTCGTGTGGAATATAACAAGAATGTAGAATTACTGGGCTTTGTCTATTTTGTAGGCTATGAAGGCAAAGAACTGGAAAATGAAAGTGATCCTGCCAAACGGGAAAAACACATCAAGCAATACGCCTACGGATATCACCTGTATCAGCAGTATAAAAAGTATGAAAACAGTGAGCACGTAAAATCAGCTATCAATGCGGCCTTAAAATACGATTTGTGGCTCGACTACATGATTAATCTGCTGATCCAGCTGGATAATTTTCCGAATGCAGCTTTGAGAGAAGATATAGTAGTAAATGACTATCTAAAATTTTCGTTGACTAAAGACCCGGTAGATGCCAGAAAGAATGTGACACAGTTTATTGAAGCGCTGAATAAGCTGTATATTGAAGTACAGTTTGATGCTTATCTAACCCAAAACATCCAAAAGTACGACAATGCCTTGCAACAAGTCAAAAGCAGGCTTCCTCCAAAAGAATTTATTCCGGCCATGGAGAAATTTTATGGCAAACAGTTCGATGCCTATACCCTGGTGCCCAGCCTTACGATCCCAGCCAGTATGGGATTTGGGGTAAAATATACCAGGCAGGGCAAGACCAGTATTTTTAATGTATTCGGCGCTTTTGATCAACAGCAGTTCAACGATGAAACCAATCTGGACATGGGTTTTGGCAACGAACAGCAAATTATAGAACTCAGCACCCATGAGTTCGGGCATTCCTTTGTAAACCCGGTGATTGCTCAGATCCCAGATACATTCATGACCCAGACCCAAACGCTTTTCGAACCGATCAAAAACGACATGACCAGACAAGGGTATCCGCAGTGGAAAACCAGTTTGAATGAGCATTTTGTGCGGGCCGGCGAAATCATGATTGCCAGAAATATGGGAAATCCCAAAGCGGCTGAGGCTTTACAAAAGCACTATATAGAGAGCCGGAAATTTATCTACCTGCCTGAAATTCTAACCATACTGGAGCCATATAACCACCGTAAACATATTTCTTACCAGCAAGCCGTGGGGCAGGCGATGGAGAAACTAAAAAGTAAAGTGAGTAACTGA
- a CDS encoding sugar phosphate isomerase/epimerase family protein, protein MNILFFCPHWGLEQLSLEDAFRKIKDAGYDGVEMAVPFDEQKKEEFLKLLDTYQLLLIAQQWSAAGGTFAEYKASFEKHLYHFAEVKPLFINSQTGKDYYPFEQNKALIERAEQISKETGIKIVHETHRGKFSFCAAITRKFLENIPSFTLAADFSHWCNVSESFLQDQKETVQVAIGRSAHIHSRVGHTQAAQVSDPRAPEWQEAVEHHLVWWDAIIEHQKKSHNATFTITPEFGPWPYMPALPFTRQPITSQWEVNLYMRDLLKKRYAN, encoded by the coding sequence ATGAATATCCTATTTTTCTGTCCGCATTGGGGGCTGGAACAACTATCCTTGGAAGATGCTTTCCGGAAGATAAAAGATGCAGGCTATGATGGCGTAGAAATGGCTGTTCCATTTGATGAGCAGAAAAAAGAGGAATTCCTGAAATTATTAGATACCTATCAACTCTTACTGATTGCCCAGCAATGGTCGGCTGCCGGTGGTACTTTTGCAGAATATAAAGCCTCTTTTGAAAAGCACTTGTATCATTTTGCAGAAGTAAAACCTTTATTTATTAATTCGCAAACTGGGAAAGATTATTACCCTTTTGAGCAAAACAAGGCGTTGATTGAGCGGGCAGAACAAATTTCTAAAGAGACAGGTATAAAAATAGTCCATGAAACTCACCGGGGTAAATTCAGTTTTTGTGCGGCCATTACCAGGAAATTTTTAGAAAATATCCCCAGTTTTACTCTTGCTGCTGATTTCTCGCACTGGTGCAATGTATCAGAATCTTTTCTGCAAGACCAGAAAGAGACTGTACAAGTTGCCATTGGCCGGTCAGCGCATATTCATAGTAGGGTGGGGCATACGCAGGCTGCCCAGGTAAGCGACCCCAGAGCACCTGAGTGGCAGGAAGCCGTAGAACATCATTTAGTATGGTGGGATGCTATTATAGAGCACCAAAAAAAATCACACAATGCCACTTTTACCATTACGCCGGAATTTGGGCCCTGGCCATATATGCCTGCCTTGCCTTTTACCAGACAACCCATTACCAGTCAGTGGGAGGTGAACCTGTATATGCGCGATCTGCTAAAAAAGCGGTATGCCAATTAA
- a CDS encoding acetate/propionate family kinase produces MNLFVINSGSSSIKYQLFHMPAEKVVCSGLVERIGLEDAVITHKVYKDDQQEVIPLTLPIPDHGIGLAEVVKLLTDDKIGVIQNPQEIQVVGHRVVHGGESFAQTAIITEATKAEIKKLFPLAPLHNPSNFLGIEVAEQIFPKATQIAVFDTAFHQTMPAKAFRYAIPEEFYTKLGIRAYGFHGTSHKYVADRAIAYLSKKDTNLITIHLGNGCSMSAVKNGICVDTSMGLGPMNGLIMGTRSGDIDQSVIFYLVNQLGYDLKEVNTILNKKSGMLGLTGFSDMRDITKAIELGDMHAQLAYDMYAYRIKKYMGAYAAVLNGLDAIVFTAGVGENDKKIRELICREMEYLGITIDVARNNSSDKDMREINTAEARVKVLVIPTNEELEIARQCFDLVSNPQPI; encoded by the coding sequence ATGAATCTATTTGTAATTAACTCCGGCAGCAGTTCTATTAAATACCAGCTTTTTCACATGCCCGCAGAAAAAGTAGTGTGCAGTGGCCTGGTAGAACGAATCGGGCTAGAGGATGCTGTGATTACTCATAAAGTTTATAAAGATGACCAGCAGGAAGTCATTCCGCTTACCTTACCTATTCCCGACCATGGCATTGGCCTGGCAGAGGTAGTAAAACTGCTGACAGATGATAAAATTGGTGTCATTCAAAATCCGCAGGAAATTCAGGTAGTCGGACATAGAGTGGTACATGGAGGTGAAAGTTTTGCCCAAACAGCCATAATCACCGAAGCTACCAAAGCAGAAATTAAAAAACTATTTCCGCTGGCACCGCTGCATAATCCATCTAATTTTTTAGGCATTGAAGTAGCTGAACAAATATTCCCAAAGGCTACCCAGATTGCGGTGTTTGATACCGCTTTCCACCAGACGATGCCTGCCAAAGCTTTCAGATATGCGATTCCCGAAGAATTTTATACCAAACTGGGAATCCGTGCTTATGGTTTTCATGGAACCAGTCATAAATATGTAGCTGACAGAGCAATTGCATATCTGAGTAAAAAGGATACAAATCTCATCACCATTCATCTGGGAAATGGGTGCAGTATGTCGGCTGTAAAAAATGGCATATGTGTGGATACCAGCATGGGTTTAGGTCCGATGAATGGCCTCATTATGGGTACCCGTTCCGGCGATATAGACCAGTCGGTGATCTTTTATCTGGTAAACCAGCTTGGCTATGACCTCAAAGAGGTGAATACCATTCTCAATAAAAAAAGCGGTATGCTGGGATTGACCGGTTTCAGTGATATGCGGGATATTACGAAAGCCATAGAGTTGGGTGATATGCATGCCCAGCTAGCCTATGACATGTATGCCTACCGGATCAAAAAATACATGGGTGCGTATGCAGCCGTACTCAACGGCCTGGATGCCATTGTATTTACGGCTGGTGTAGGAGAAAACGATAAAAAAATTCGGGAACTGATCTGCCGGGAGATGGAATATCTGGGTATTACTATTGATGTAGCCAGAAATAATTCATCAGACAAGGATATGCGTGAAATCAATACAGCCGAAGCCAGAGTAAAAGTACTGGTGATTCCTACCAATGAAGAACTGGAAATTGCCCGGCAATGCTTTGATCTGGTGAGTAATCCCCAGCCTATTTAA
- the pta gene encoding phosphate acetyltransferase yields MTKSIFIAATEPYTGKSLISLGLMNMLLSKAQKIGYFKPIISDEPHLKKDSHIDTVLNYFELPVPYSDTYAFTREEVMKLSEQGNTDEIIDTIISKYKKIEENYDFIVVEGSDFLGGGVAYEFNANASFAKNLGAPVAIVISGEGKTTSQIVNGVITAYQNFEAQEIQVLIAIANKVQAEQTDDVKQLIQSQLPEKIITAVIPDQQDLKSPTMREIYERVGGKLLFGEDQLSRQVDNFITGAMQVPNFLVRIKENTLIVTPGDRADIVIAALQANLSNSYPKVAGIVLTGGLVPEEPVMRLINGLQTQLPIVAVEVGTFLTTNQIGSIQSRISPDNPKKVELAINTFEKYVDVKALDEKIITFKPEGITPHMFQYQLVKRARRQRKHIVLPEGNEDRILKATARLVSQDIVDLTLLGDVNEITASVNRLGLNLDLSKITIINPATSDRYDDYVHTLYELRKNKNVNMEMARDLMTDVSYFGTMMVYKNQADGMVSGAIHTTQHTIRPALQFVKTKPGISVVSSVFFMCLPDRVSVFGDCAVNPNPTASELAEIAISSAESSLSFGIEPRIAMLSYSSGTSGQGEDVEKVRQATLIVKEKRPDLKIEGPIQYDAAVDPEVGQQKLPGSEVAGQASVLIFPDLNTGNNTYKAVQRETGALAIGPMLQGLNKPVNDLSRGCTVADIFNTVIITAIQAQG; encoded by the coding sequence ATGACTAAATCTATTTTCATTGCCGCAACCGAACCGTATACTGGAAAATCATTAATTTCTTTAGGTTTGATGAACATGTTGCTGAGTAAAGCGCAAAAAATCGGGTATTTCAAACCCATCATTTCCGATGAACCTCACCTGAAAAAAGACTCCCACATTGATACTGTACTCAATTATTTTGAATTACCTGTTCCCTACTCTGACACATATGCTTTTACCAGAGAAGAAGTAATGAAGCTGTCTGAACAGGGAAATACAGACGAAATCATTGATACGATCATTAGCAAATACAAAAAGATTGAAGAGAACTATGATTTTATTGTCGTGGAAGGAAGTGATTTTCTGGGAGGGGGTGTAGCCTATGAGTTTAATGCGAACGCTTCTTTTGCCAAAAACCTGGGGGCACCGGTGGCTATTGTGATTTCCGGAGAAGGTAAAACGACTTCGCAGATTGTGAATGGAGTTATTACAGCTTATCAGAACTTTGAAGCACAGGAAATTCAGGTACTCATTGCCATTGCCAATAAAGTACAGGCCGAGCAAACAGACGATGTAAAGCAACTGATCCAGTCCCAGTTGCCCGAAAAGATCATTACAGCCGTCATTCCTGACCAGCAGGATTTGAAAAGCCCAACCATGCGGGAAATTTATGAACGGGTAGGTGGAAAACTATTATTTGGGGAAGACCAGCTATCCAGGCAGGTAGATAATTTTATAACCGGAGCCATGCAGGTACCTAATTTTCTGGTTCGCATCAAAGAAAACACTTTAATTGTTACCCCAGGCGACCGGGCAGACATTGTGATTGCTGCCCTGCAAGCTAATCTTTCCAACTCCTATCCCAAAGTTGCTGGCATTGTGCTTACTGGTGGACTAGTGCCTGAAGAACCGGTGATGCGGCTTATCAATGGCTTACAAACACAGCTTCCTATTGTTGCCGTAGAAGTAGGCACTTTTTTAACCACTAACCAGATAGGTTCTATTCAATCCAGGATTTCTCCGGATAATCCCAAAAAGGTAGAGCTTGCCATAAATACCTTCGAGAAATACGTGGATGTAAAAGCGCTGGATGAAAAAATCATCACGTTCAAACCAGAGGGAATCACTCCACACATGTTTCAGTACCAGCTGGTGAAACGGGCCAGAAGGCAGCGGAAACATATCGTATTACCTGAAGGCAACGAAGACCGTATCCTGAAAGCTACTGCCAGGCTGGTGAGCCAGGATATTGTTGATTTAACGCTGCTGGGCGATGTAAATGAAATTACAGCCAGTGTAAACCGCCTGGGCCTGAACCTCGATTTGTCAAAGATTACGATTATCAACCCGGCCACTTCGGACCGTTATGATGATTATGTCCATACCTTATATGAGCTGCGGAAGAATAAAAATGTAAACATGGAAATGGCCCGTGACCTGATGACGGATGTTTCCTATTTCGGAACGATGATGGTGTACAAAAACCAGGCAGATGGCATGGTATCGGGTGCCATTCACACCACTCAGCACACCATCCGGCCAGCCTTGCAGTTTGTGAAAACCAAGCCGGGAATTTCTGTCGTTTCTTCTGTTTTCTTTATGTGCCTGCCCGACCGGGTTTCGGTATTCGGTGATTGCGCCGTAAATCCTAATCCTACAGCTTCGGAACTGGCAGAGATTGCTATTTCTTCTGCCGAAAGCAGCTTGAGTTTTGGTATAGAACCCCGTATTGCCATGCTTTCGTATTCCTCCGGCACTTCCGGACAAGGAGAAGATGTAGAGAAAGTGCGCCAGGCGACCCTGATCGTAAAAGAGAAGCGCCCGGATTTAAAGATTGAAGGACCTATCCAGTATGATGCCGCCGTTGATCCGGAAGTTGGCCAGCAAAAATTGCCTGGTTCCGAAGTTGCCGGACAAGCCAGTGTACTCATCTTCCCGGATTTGAATACTGGAAATAATACCTATAAAGCGGTACAGCGGGAAACTGGCGCTTTAGCCATTGGCCCTATGTTACAAGGGTTAAACAAACCGGTAAATGACTTGAGTCGGGGTTGCACTGTAGCCGACATTTTCAATACCGTAATCATTACAGCTATTCAGGCACAAGGGTAA
- a CDS encoding serine hydrolase yields MKKSVLLFINLFLYILTITNAQPNLPGSRTDRQLQEKLNSIVKDFKGEVGIYVRHLKSGKTAAIQADSLFPTASMIKIPIMIGLFNKIKTGELDYHAKLVYRDSLLYPGEDILGSFKDSASISLSKIVMLMITTSDNTASLWCQYLAGTGTAINTWLETNGFQHTRVNSRTPGRQANQQLYGWGQTTPREMGELLVRIREGKAVSPDASERMHRNLTRIYWDGEALSQIPPSVQAASKQGAVNQSRSEVVLVNAPSGDYVFCVITKNQQDESWELTNEGYVLLRNVSRLLWQYFEPKSKWSPAEGMEKWN; encoded by the coding sequence ATGAAAAAAAGCGTTCTCCTGTTTATAAACCTGTTTCTTTATATTCTTACCATAACCAATGCCCAGCCAAACCTGCCTGGTAGCCGCACTGACAGGCAGCTTCAGGAAAAGCTTAATAGTATAGTGAAAGATTTTAAAGGAGAGGTTGGTATATATGTGCGTCACCTCAAAAGCGGAAAAACAGCTGCTATCCAGGCAGATTCATTGTTTCCTACCGCCAGTATGATTAAAATCCCCATTATGATCGGCTTATTTAATAAGATCAAAACAGGAGAGCTGGATTATCATGCAAAATTGGTATATCGTGATTCTTTATTATATCCCGGGGAAGATATCTTAGGATCGTTTAAAGACAGTGCATCTATTTCGCTCAGCAAAATTGTCATGCTGATGATTACTACGAGTGACAATACAGCAAGTTTATGGTGCCAGTATCTGGCAGGTACAGGAACGGCCATCAATACCTGGCTTGAAACCAATGGATTCCAACATACCAGGGTAAATTCCCGTACACCCGGCAGGCAGGCGAATCAACAACTATATGGCTGGGGGCAAACTACACCAAGGGAAATGGGTGAGTTACTGGTACGCATTCGTGAAGGGAAAGCAGTGAGCCCGGATGCCAGCGAACGTATGCACCGCAACCTGACAAGAATTTACTGGGATGGAGAAGCACTTTCACAAATCCCACCTTCGGTACAAGCTGCCTCCAAACAAGGCGCAGTGAATCAGTCCAGGTCGGAGGTAGTACTGGTGAATGCACCTTCGGGAGATTATGTATTTTGTGTCATTACAAAAAATCAGCAGGATGAAAGCTGGGAATTAACCAATGAAGGGTATGTTTTGCTCCGGAATGTTTCCCGTTTACTCTGGCAATATTTTGAGCCAAAATCTAAATGGTCACCAGCAGAAGGAATGGAAAAGTGGAACTGA
- a CDS encoding DUF4136 domain-containing protein yields MRIFKNLILLLSVVWLGACTASSVAVRSDYDRSANFREYATYAIVADKARSNDPVLGSQLNQKRMAQALDIEMKARGYASVSADENPDLLLSFQTDAKDKQYTVNNNTWGYWRWYGTGPQTRQYEESRIILNMVDARTKELVWQGWAVGQLNERKKDRDAIFREAVYKIMQEYPHRAGGQVSREGNR; encoded by the coding sequence ATGCGAATATTTAAAAATCTTATATTATTGCTGTCAGTGGTCTGGTTAGGCGCCTGTACAGCTTCTTCGGTAGCGGTTCGCTCTGATTACGACCGTTCTGCTAATTTCAGAGAATATGCTACGTATGCTATTGTTGCTGATAAAGCAAGAAGCAACGATCCGGTACTGGGTAGCCAGTTGAATCAAAAACGCATGGCGCAGGCATTAGATATAGAAATGAAAGCCCGTGGATATGCATCAGTTTCTGCTGACGAAAATCCTGACTTGTTACTGAGCTTCCAAACAGATGCCAAAGACAAGCAGTATACAGTGAATAATAATACCTGGGGATACTGGCGCTGGTATGGTACTGGTCCACAAACCCGTCAATATGAAGAAAGCCGTATTATTCTGAATATGGTAGATGCCAGAACCAAAGAACTGGTTTGGCAAGGATGGGCTGTGGGTCAGTTAAATGAACGTAAAAAAGACCGTGATGCTATCTTTCGTGAGGCTGTATACAAAATTATGCAGGAATATCCTCACCGGGCGGGCGGTCAAGTAAGTAGAGAAGGTAATCGGTAA
- a CDS encoding DUF5991 domain-containing protein yields the protein MPALKMRILSHFILLILLVSCKSSSSLKDWEGNYVYEEEPVKAIAGYSMGMTWSLEVFQEEGGFVGNLEVNGQQTALKIKTRIEGDQDQIQVKFVQSLDESGRDQFKVGENLFSLQKNKDGNILTVWQKLEPRLSEKYHNGQEYFIKKNTP from the coding sequence TTGCCAGCCCTTAAAATGAGAATATTAAGCCACTTCATCCTCCTTATTCTATTAGTAAGTTGTAAGAGCAGTTCTTCCTTAAAAGATTGGGAAGGGAATTATGTATATGAAGAAGAACCTGTAAAAGCTATTGCTGGCTATTCGATGGGTATGACATGGAGCTTAGAGGTTTTTCAGGAAGAAGGTGGGTTTGTGGGTAATCTAGAGGTAAACGGGCAACAAACGGCACTAAAAATAAAAACTCGAATTGAGGGGGATCAAGATCAGATACAGGTAAAATTTGTGCAAAGCCTGGATGAATCTGGACGTGATCAATTCAAGGTAGGGGAAAACTTGTTTAGCTTACAAAAAAATAAAGATGGTAATATCCTCACAGTTTGGCAAAAGCTTGAACCCAGATTAAGTGAGAAATATCACAATGGACAAGAATATTTTATTAAAAAGAATACGCCATAA